From Bacteroides uniformis:
TTCGGGAAAGTATATCCCAAAGAGATGTTCTTCAGACGGATATAAGAACCATCTTCAATATAACGGTCACTGATACGGTCGTTGTCATTCGGGTCATTGATAGTGGCGCGTGGAATGGAAGCTCCCGGGTTTGCCACCATGACGTTAGACACATCATTATACCACATCGTTCCATCTTCGTAGACCTTGTTCGGATTGATAGGAACAAGCTGTGCACGTCCGTTTACAGCATTCAGCTGGTTAGTCCAGGGAGAGTTCATATGTGTCAGCTTCATGGAAAGGTAGTTATACACCTTGTTGCCATAGGAACCGTTGATGAAAACGGACAAGTCGAAGTTCTTGTAACGGAAAGTATTGGTCCAGCCAAAAGTAAACTTAGGCATCGGAGAACCGATATTGGTCTTGTCATAGTCGTCAATAACGCCATCGGGCACACCGTCAGGACCACTGATATCCTTATATTTCACATCACCCACCCATACGGTATTGGTACGGTCGAATACACCGTTTGCCGGGTACTTGGCAGGTTTCGGAGAAGTCTGAAGGTCCTCCAGGTCCTTGTAAACACCATCACAAACAAATCCATAGAAGTTATAAAGTGATTCGCCTACACTGGATACACTGACTACATCGGTCCACTGTCCGTAACCCACAATCTGCGCATTGGCTGTACCAGCCAATCCTTTCAGTTTGTTCTTGTTGAAAGAAATCTGGAAGTCAGAATCCCATTCAAACTTACCCGTAATAGGATGTGTGTTCAGAGAGATTTCAAAACCGGTATTCTCTATGTCACCATAGTTACCTTTCGGAGCAGCCAATGCAGAAGAGGCATTACCGGAAGTACCCATATAAGAAGGCAACTGCAACGGCATCAACATATCACTGGAAGTTTTCTTGTACCACTCTACCGTCAGGTTGATACGGTCGTGCAGGAATCCCAAATCCACACCGACGTTCCATTGCTCCTGGGACTCCCATTTGATGGAAGTATTCGGTATATTGGAGGGGCGATACCCCATACCCAGACCGGAAGGCATACGACTCATGGATGTACCCCAAGCATAACCACCGATGTTGGCATTACCAGTTTGTCCCCATCCCAGACGCAACTTACCGTTACTGATGACCTTCTTCAACGGTTCAAAGAACGTTTCGTTGGAAAAGCGCCAGGAAGTAGCCAATGAATGGAAGCCTGCCCAACGGTTCTCGGGACCGAAGTTTGAAGAGCCGTCATAACGATAGGTATAAGTACCCAGATAACGGTCGGCATAGTTATAAGTCAGACGTGTAAAGAAAGATGCCATAGACGAGCTTCCAAAACCTGCATTGATAGTCGGGGTTCCCGTACCCAAGGCAGGATTGTGCACTTCATCCGAAGGCAGACCGCTATTGAACACACTCGTGAAGTCATAGCTGGACTCCCAGCACTCCTGGCCCACCATGGCTGTATAATGATGCTTGTCGCCTATGTTTCCGGAATAGGTCACATAGTTCTTCAATTGCCAGAATGTACTGCTGTTTTTCTGGATATTGCTTTCATTACTGGAACGTACCCATCCACCCAAATCAACCATCGGCTTGTAGCGCTCACCTTTGCTGGAACTGATGTCATAACCCAATTCGGCATGCCATACCAGATTTTTAATCGGAGTAACCTCAAAGAAAATATTACCCGTCAGTTTCTGACGGTCCAGCAGAATGTCATCCATCATGGCAAGGGCAATCGGGTTAGGATTCGTGTAGCCTTCGCGAACAACGGTGGCATAGCTGCCATCCAGATTATAGATAGGTATATCAGGAAGAGTGGTCAACGAGTAGTTAATCAAACCTTCATCACTGTCTGCCAGTTTCAGGTCATCACCCGTTGCTGTATAGGTGGCGGTCAAACCGAGTTTCAACCACTTCTTCAGTTGGGCATCCAAGTTGGCACGGAAGCTGTAACGGTTAAAGTTTGAACCGATGATGGTACCGTCCTGATCCATATAGGAAGCTGATACGTAGTATTGTATCTTCTCTGTACCACCTTGTGCCGAAATCTGGTGCTGATGCTGCAAAGCAGTCTGGAAGATGGCGTCCTGCCAGTTTGTACCTACTCCCAGCAGAGAAGGATCGGCATAATAATTACTAGGGTCAGAGATTTCACCCATGTTTGCCAAATCATTATAATAAGTGGCATACTCACGCAGATTCATCATATCCAGACGCTTTGTCTGGCGTTGAACGGCAAACATACCGTCATAAGTAAACTTAGCCTCACCCGCCTTACCACGTTTGGTCGTAATCAAAACCACACCATTGGAACCTTGCGCACCGTAAATGGCGGTTGCCGAAGCATCTTTCAGAATTTCCATACTGACGATATCAGCAGGGTTGATGGTGGAAAGCGGAGAAATGGTGGAAACCGAGCCATTACCCAGTGCATCGCCCAAACCATAAGATGAACCGCTTTGTCCCTGACTCTGTACAATCACACCGTCAATTACATACAACGGCTCGGCATTAGCATTGATAGTGGCCTGACCACGTACGCGGATAGAGGAGGAAGAACCCGGAGCACCGGAAGTGCTGACTGCCGTCACACCGGCAGCACGCCCTTGAAGGGACTGGTCGAGATTGGTGATAATAGAACCCTTAATCTTGTCTTCACTCATGGAAACGGAAGCACCGGAAAGGTCGCTTTTCTTCATCGTACCGTACCCCACAACCACCACTTCGTCCAACATCTCGGAGTCTTCCTTCAGCGTGATGTTCACTGTTGTCTGGTTCGTTATCTTTATTTCCTGGCTGACATAGCCTATAAAGGAGACTACAATGGTAGCTCCTGGTTTCACATTCAAGGCAAAGTTACCGTCAATGTCGGTAATTACACCATTCGTTGTACCTTTTTCCAATACATTGGCACCGATAATAGGGCCCATAGCATCACTGACGACACCCGTAATTTTCTTTGTTTGCTGCACTGCCTCAACGGTATCCGTCGATGATACTGCGAAAAGCTGAGGAGCATAACCCAGACTGAACACCGAGCATATCCCCGCAAGCAGCGCTGTCTTTCTAAAATTCAAATTCATACTGTATTTCTTAGATTTAAAACAAACACAAAACCTCCCAAAAGAAGATTTTTTTAGTTAACAAAATGAGAGTAAGTCAAGAAACCGTGACATGCAATCAAGGCGTTGACACTTAAAATTACTTCCAAACAATTCATGTTTTCACAGCATCATTCTTCTTTTCTTCCATAAGCACAATTCTTTTTTCTTAATTATTAATGGTTAAATCATATTGTTTTTAAAGGGCTATTTTTTCAGTGTCGTCAATTCGTCACGAACCATTCTCCCCCACTCTTTCATGTCTGCATCTTTCCAGTTTCCCTCGGAAGAAGCCGACGGATAAAGCATGGAACAAGTCTCGTCTTTGTCCGACAAGGACCAAGCCACCCAACTGATGGAATGCCGCTGCATCCACTCCAGCCAATTCCCCCACTCTTCTTTACTGATGGGGCCGTCCCCACTTGCCTCCATACCGGCGCATTCGGAAACGAAAATCGGCAAGCCCTTGCCCAGAGCATAGTCGGCGCGGTCGCGCAGCCACTGTCCGTGGGTGTTGGCATAAAAGTGGAGTGTATACATTATATTGCTATATCCGGTAATAGGATCGTCCGCTGCCAAATGGATGTCCTGGTCCCAATGCGGACAACCAACGAGGATAACGGCATCCGGTTCTATGGCACGAATCGTCTTGATAACCTCCACAGAGTATGACTTCACCTGCTCCCAACTGTCTTCCACCGGTTCGTTGAAAACCTCATAGATGACATTAGGAACCCCTTTGTAACGGGTAGCCATTTGGGTGAAGAACTCCTTTGCTTCTTCCTGCCGCAGATTGTGGCTATGCCAGTCGATGATGACGTAAACGCCGTTCTCGATAGCAGCATCCACCACTTTCGTAACACACTCAATACCGAATTCGGGCTTGTTCACATAGCAGGCGCTATCCAAATCCACTCCCATAGAGGCCCGAAGCACTTGTGCGCCCCAGTCATTGACCAGATAAGCAACCGAAGAGGCATTGTAGAAACGGGGCCAGAACTGATGCCAGCCATAGCTGACACCGTGCAATACCACCGTGTCTCCTTCGGTATTCATCAACTGCGTACCATTGACCACCAATGCCGGTAGCGTTTCCTTTACATTTTCATTCTTCGACGGGTTTGTTCCACAACCAATGGTCATACCTAGGCAACAAACCGCCAACATAACTTTCCATATGCTTTTCATATCATACTTAGTATTTAGAGTAATAATCTTTCTTATATAACGGTACAAACGCTTTGTACACGCTTACATTCTAATTTTCAGGCAGGGATTACACGGAAAAGCACGGATAGGTTCAATTTTGCAGCTTCCGGTTTTCCGCTTTAATTATTTCAATAGTGCTGTCTGTGGCAAAGACAGAGTTCAGTCCTTGTTGTTCTTGAGCCGGGTCACCGGTATAGTCATCTCCCTTTTCCCAGAATACATGGTCGGGATTTTGTCCGGCAAAACCACCCCATGCCCAGAAGTTGCATCCGGCAAAGAGTCCGCCGCTCTCACGGTCCTGGCGGATGAGGTCGAATACATAACGGTAATATTCATCGCGGGCAGTGGTCGGTGCCTCTTTGGAAAAGCTGAAACCGTCACGGGGAAAACCGAACTCCTCCAAAACAATCGGCTTGCTGTACTTCCGAGCAATGACCATGTGGTCATCTATATACTTCTTAGTATTTTCCTTGGCACGCGGAAGAAGTTCCTTCAGGCTGTCCGCCTTCACCCAACTCCAGTTGTAAGGCCAGATGTGGATATTCAGATAATTGATGTTGGGGTCGGCATGAATCTTCTCGAAAAGATTCATATCCATTTCGCATCCCCACGAGCCCTCACTGCCGGAAGACACCATGTGGTTCGGGTCAAGTGACTTGATTTGTGCAGCCACATCGGCCATCCAGCGGGCAAACGGTTCCTTGTTCTCGTCAGAGAAAGCGCGAGGCTCGTTACCAATCTGCCAAGACATAATAGTGGGGTCATCCACATATTTTATCTGATTATACCTATTGGTGCGTGAAACAATATAATTGACATGATTGGCAAACAAGGCCTTCGCGCTGTCCGATTGGGGGAACTGCTTGACATACTCCATATAGGCGGGCCATCCGTCTACGGCAGGTACCACGGCATCACCGTGTCCGGACCATTGCAGGTAAACGGAATAGCCACCGCTCCATTCCCAGGAATTGTTCAAATAGAGGACAGCTGTCATATCACGTTCACGCAGTTCATTCATAAAATAATCCAATCCGGCTAAAATAGTATCATTATAGACGCCCGGTGCCACTTGTAAAGAGGGCTCTACCCGCGTCTTTATGCCATTTTCACCGTCAGCACCCACCAATACGCGCAGGTTGTTGATGCCAATACTTTTCAGAAAGTCCAGCTCCTTATGCAACCGTTCACGATTGCCGCCTTCACCTTCGGAACCAAGAATGGCACCGTACCAGAAATTGGTACCTACAAAATAATAGGGTTTTCCGTCGCGAACGAACTGTCCATCGGCATTGACCTTAATAAACGAATGCTCCGCAGGCTTAGGGGCACATGCCCCCAAAAGGAATAAAAGTACTGTCAGCAAAAGGAATTGTTTCTTCATATTATCAGTTTTTAAGCGATACACAAAGATACGCGGCTCATATCATAAAAAATGATACTATATTATCAGATTAATGTGCCAATGTGATTAATCACATTGGCACATTAAGTTGTCTCCGTATCCAGTCCAGCCATTCATCCCACTGTTCCTGATACCAGTAATGCCCGGTTTCCAGATAAGGATGCAGTTCCTTCGGAGAAGAAATCACATTGTAGGCTGCATACATGGAAGTGGGAGGACAGACCTCATCGTTATACCCCCAACTGAACCAACCGGGCACATTCAGCAGGCGGGCAAAGTTTGCCGTATCATAATAGCGCACCGTTTCAAGCTGCTTTTCATCGGGAGCACCGTAATAATAGAAATAATGGGGCCAGCCGCAAGCGCGCTTCTTGAAGAACGCTTCGTGGTCGCATAAGGCAGGATGAACAGCCGCCAGGAAAGTAACGCGCGAATCAAGAGCCGCCGTAATCACAGACAAGGCACCGCCCTGGCTGGAGCCCGTAACGCCCAGCGCCTTCCCGTTGTACTGCGGCAGCGAACAGATAAAATCCACAGCACGCAAAGCGCCTACCACCACACGGTTATAGTAAGAAGCATCCCGGCTGTCGCGGCCGAACGTCCAGTAATTGCTCAGCGCCCCACCTGCCAGCGCATCATATACAGACTGCTGCATCGTGACGGGAATGCCGTGGATACCCACCTCCAATGTAATCACCTTTCCAGGAGCCGTATACGTATCTCCCGCATAAGGGCGGACACCCGCACCGGGCACACGCAGCAAAGCCGGATACTTCCCTTCTTTCTTGGGAATACTGAGAATACCGTAAAAACGTCCTCCCCAAGCTTTTGTCTGGAAGCTGACCTGATATACATTATCCGTTTCCGTACAGCGTTCGGGAAGCAGCGTCATAAGGGGATTCAACGGAGTCTTGCGCGCCTCTTCCAAGGTCTTGGCCCAATAATCCCGAAAATCGGCAGGAAGTTTCGTCACAGGTTGCAGCTGCTCGGGAGCATAGGCCGATGTAGCCAGCCCTTCATAAGTCCGGCCGTCCACATGCGCCTTGACCTTGCAACGCAAGAAGCCTGCAGTCTTCATCGTGCCTTGCAACTTCAAGGTACCATCTTTCAGCACCACGTCTTTCTTTACTTCAGTAGGATACATCTCGGGGCCCAGTTCATAGTCAATCTTGACATCGGACAAGAGGTTCTGTGCCTTCAGCACCCGGACGGTAAACGTACACTTCTCATTCAGACGATACACCCAATCGCTATGGTCGGGTGAAACGACTACACGGATTTCATTGCCGCGTATCTGCGCCGTCACAGCACATACACACAGCAGACATAAAAATAAGGAAAAAACTCTTTTCATGATATCAGATATTAGTATTAATCATTGGTGCAAAAATAGGCACTTTCAATGAAGAATACCAATACTTTTTTATCATATCACCAGCTTCTTTTTCCGATAATTCTCACGGAATTCCTTCGGCGAGCATCCCTTCTTCCGCTTGAACATACGATTGAAATTGGACAGATTGTTGAAGCCGCAGTCATAGCACACCTCTGCAATGGTACGCGTGGAATCTACCAACATACGCGTGGCAAAGCCCAGACGGATATCAATAATGTAGTCGGAAAGCGTCTTGCCGGTGCGCAGGCGAAAGAAACGGCTGAAAGAGACCGGGGTCATGCCCACCATATCGGCCAATGAAGCCAACCGGATATCCTCCTGATAATGGGTGGAAATGTATTTCTGCACCTTCTGTACCCGGCGGCTGTCAGAGAAAGTCTCTATCTTGGCAAACGAAGAACTGGACAACACCCGGGCATTGTCATAGAGGGAAAGTTCGTAAAGGATACGGAGAAAGTTCATCACGGCATAAAAGCCCTGCTCCTCGGAAGCCAGCTTATCCAGCCAGTTGTACACCTTCATGATGGCCTGCATGGGGAAACTAAGTCCGCACTGTGCACGCTCCAGCATCCGACGGATACTGTCGAACTGGTTCTTGTTGACAACGTTCCCGAAGAACAAGTCGGGAGAGAACTGAATGGTAATCTCCCGAATATCCCCGGAGGTACATTCATGTTGCTCCCATACATGCTCCAACTCCTTACCGGTTATCAGCACCAGGTCATAATCACCGATAATCTCGGCAGAATCGCCCACCACACGACGTACGCCGGAAGCATGTTCCGTGAAGTTCAGTTCATACTCTGCGTGACAATGGATGGGGTAGGTAAATTCTGTTTTGCGACGATCGGCAATATAGAAACAGTCACGTTCCGACAGAGGGGTTATTTCCCTCATGATATAGTTCTGGTTTTCCATAGGCATTGGTTAAAAAAATATCATGCCACAAATATACTCATTCTTTTTAATCCCACAACAGTACCATTTGTTACATTTAGAGGTAATAATTGTTATATATGAGCAGATACCCGGGAAAGTCCCACCCGGAAAAGCAAAACTTCCGTTCTTCTCCCCCTCAGGCTCTAATGTAAGGATGTATGAGATGCGCATCTCGTACACTTACACACTATAGTTTGAGGAAGAAAGAAGCGGAGATCCCTCTCTTGCCCCATAGACAAGAGAAAGGTCTCCGCTTCGCCGGATGATATAAATGATAAGCCGCTTACTTCTGCAACTTCAAGACACAGGAAGTTTCCGGCAGGTTTTCCGAAACGACCGTCAGTGTGGCTTCTCCCGCTTCGCCGGTACTTTGCAACAGCACCTGTGCAAGTCCGTTGAATGCCTTTACCTGATAGGTGCGGGCATCGGCGTCGGCCGGACGTTCCGTAGCCTGAT
This genomic window contains:
- a CDS encoding acetylxylan esterase, with product MKRVFSLFLCLLCVCAVTAQIRGNEIRVVVSPDHSDWVYRLNEKCTFTVRVLKAQNLLSDVKIDYELGPEMYPTEVKKDVVLKDGTLKLQGTMKTAGFLRCKVKAHVDGRTYEGLATSAYAPEQLQPVTKLPADFRDYWAKTLEEARKTPLNPLMTLLPERCTETDNVYQVSFQTKAWGGRFYGILSIPKKEGKYPALLRVPGAGVRPYAGDTYTAPGKVITLEVGIHGIPVTMQQSVYDALAGGALSNYWTFGRDSRDASYYNRVVVGALRAVDFICSLPQYNGKALGVTGSSQGGALSVITAALDSRVTFLAAVHPALCDHEAFFKKRACGWPHYFYYYGAPDEKQLETVRYYDTANFARLLNVPGWFSWGYNDEVCPPTSMYAAYNVISSPKELHPYLETGHYWYQEQWDEWLDWIRRQLNVPM
- a CDS encoding SusC/RagA family TonB-linked outer membrane protein, which codes for MNLNFRKTALLAGICSVFSLGYAPQLFAVSSTDTVEAVQQTKKITGVVSDAMGPIIGANVLEKGTTNGVITDIDGNFALNVKPGATIVVSFIGYVSQEIKITNQTTVNITLKEDSEMLDEVVVVGYGTMKKSDLSGASVSMSEDKIKGSIITNLDQSLQGRAAGVTAVSTSGAPGSSSSIRVRGQATINANAEPLYVIDGVIVQSQGQSGSSYGLGDALGNGSVSTISPLSTINPADIVSMEILKDASATAIYGAQGSNGVVLITTKRGKAGEAKFTYDGMFAVQRQTKRLDMMNLREYATYYNDLANMGEISDPSNYYADPSLLGVGTNWQDAIFQTALQHQHQISAQGGTEKIQYYVSASYMDQDGTIIGSNFNRYSFRANLDAQLKKWLKLGLTATYTATGDDLKLADSDEGLINYSLTTLPDIPIYNLDGSYATVVREGYTNPNPIALAMMDDILLDRQKLTGNIFFEVTPIKNLVWHAELGYDISSSKGERYKPMVDLGGWVRSSNESNIQKNSSTFWQLKNYVTYSGNIGDKHHYTAMVGQECWESSYDFTSVFNSGLPSDEVHNPALGTGTPTINAGFGSSSMASFFTRLTYNYADRYLGTYTYRYDGSSNFGPENRWAGFHSLATSWRFSNETFFEPLKKVISNGKLRLGWGQTGNANIGGYAWGTSMSRMPSGLGMGYRPSNIPNTSIKWESQEQWNVGVDLGFLHDRINLTVEWYKKTSSDMLMPLQLPSYMGTSGNASSALAAPKGNYGDIENTGFEISLNTHPITGKFEWDSDFQISFNKNKLKGLAGTANAQIVGYGQWTDVVSVSSVGESLYNFYGFVCDGVYKDLEDLQTSPKPAKYPANGVFDRTNTVWVGDVKYKDISGPDGVPDGVIDDYDKTNIGSPMPKFTFGWTNTFRYKNFDLSVFINGSYGNKVYNYLSMKLTHMNSPWTNQLNAVNGRAQLVPINPNKVYEDGTMWYNDVSNVMVANPGASIPRATINDPNDNDRISDRYIEDGSYIRLKNISLGYTFPKKTIDKLGLSNLRIYANIQNLLTITGYDGYDPEIGASTSSVNVYGLDNGRYPSPTVYSFGLNVSF
- a CDS encoding glycoside hydrolase 5 family protein: MKKQFLLLTVLLFLLGACAPKPAEHSFIKVNADGQFVRDGKPYYFVGTNFWYGAILGSEGEGGNRERLHKELDFLKSIGINNLRVLVGADGENGIKTRVEPSLQVAPGVYNDTILAGLDYFMNELRERDMTAVLYLNNSWEWSGGYSVYLQWSGHGDAVVPAVDGWPAYMEYVKQFPQSDSAKALFANHVNYIVSRTNRYNQIKYVDDPTIMSWQIGNEPRAFSDENKEPFARWMADVAAQIKSLDPNHMVSSGSEGSWGCEMDMNLFEKIHADPNINYLNIHIWPYNWSWVKADSLKELLPRAKENTKKYIDDHMVIARKYSKPIVLEEFGFPRDGFSFSKEAPTTARDEYYRYVFDLIRQDRESGGLFAGCNFWAWGGFAGQNPDHVFWEKGDDYTGDPAQEQQGLNSVFATDSTIEIIKAENRKLQN
- a CDS encoding helix-turn-helix domain-containing protein, whose amino-acid sequence is MENQNYIMREITPLSERDCFYIADRRKTEFTYPIHCHAEYELNFTEHASGVRRVVGDSAEIIGDYDLVLITGKELEHVWEQHECTSGDIREITIQFSPDLFFGNVVNKNQFDSIRRMLERAQCGLSFPMQAIMKVYNWLDKLASEEQGFYAVMNFLRILYELSLYDNARVLSSSSFAKIETFSDSRRVQKVQKYISTHYQEDIRLASLADMVGMTPVSFSRFFRLRTGKTLSDYIIDIRLGFATRMLVDSTRTIAEVCYDCGFNNLSNFNRMFKRKKGCSPKEFRENYRKKKLVI
- a CDS encoding glycoside hydrolase family 5 protein — translated: MKSIWKVMLAVCCLGMTIGCGTNPSKNENVKETLPALVVNGTQLMNTEGDTVVLHGVSYGWHQFWPRFYNASSVAYLVNDWGAQVLRASMGVDLDSACYVNKPEFGIECVTKVVDAAIENGVYVIIDWHSHNLRQEEAKEFFTQMATRYKGVPNVIYEVFNEPVEDSWEQVKSYSVEVIKTIRAIEPDAVILVGCPHWDQDIHLAADDPITGYSNIMYTLHFYANTHGQWLRDRADYALGKGLPIFVSECAGMEASGDGPISKEEWGNWLEWMQRHSISWVAWSLSDKDETCSMLYPSASSEGNWKDADMKEWGRMVRDELTTLKK